Proteins encoded in a region of the bacterium genome:
- a CDS encoding transposase: KLERAVMILDRVIDQTERRVVHGEKVPASEKVVSFFEDHTDIIVKDRRETRFGHKVFLVGGVSGMILDCAIGRGNPADSDMFPLMIERQKGIYGRVPRQVAADGGFASKDNLRNAKGDGVKDVCFSKKRGLSVQDMVKSNWVYRRLRNFRAGIEANISVLKRSYGLYRCNWKGWAGFQQYVWSSVVSYNLLVMARHSLPSA, encoded by the coding sequence AGAAGTTGGAGCGGGCCGTGATGATCCTTGACCGTGTCATTGATCAGACGGAGCGTCGGGTGGTTCATGGTGAGAAGGTGCCGGCATCCGAAAAGGTCGTGTCCTTTTTTGAGGACCATACGGACATTATCGTCAAGGACCGCAGGGAGACCCGGTTTGGACACAAGGTCTTCCTGGTGGGCGGTGTCTCCGGGATGATCCTCGACTGCGCTATCGGGCGAGGCAACCCGGCGGATTCCGACATGTTCCCGTTGATGATCGAACGGCAGAAGGGAATTTACGGACGCGTTCCGCGCCAGGTTGCCGCGGACGGGGGGTTCGCTTCCAAGGATAACCTTCGGAACGCGAAGGGGGATGGCGTCAAGGATGTCTGTTTTTCGAAGAAGCGGGGCCTCAGCGTCCAGGACATGGTCAAGAGCAACTGGGTTTACAGAAGGCTTCGGAACTTTCGCGCAGGGATTGAAGCGAACATATCCGTACTCAAGCGTTCCTATGGCCTTTACCGCTGTAACTGGAAAGGCTGGGCAGGTTTCCAGCAGTACGTATGGAGTTCGGTTGTCTCGTACAATCTGCTGGTGATGGCCAGACATAGTCTGCCTTCGGCTTAG